The following is a genomic window from Hymenobacter gelipurpurascens.
TGGTCGCGCTGGCGGCAGCCCTCTCGCGTGAGGGACAGGTGGCCTAGCTTGTCGGTGGCCAGCACATCTACCCCGCTCAGGTAAAACACAAAGTCAGGCTGATGCTCATCGAGCAGGCGCGGCAGCGTTTCGCGTAGCAACGCCAGGTACGTGGCGTCATCGGTGTGGTCGGGCAGCGGCAGGTCGAGGTCGGAGCGCTCCTTACGGTGCGGGTAGTTGCGGGCGCCGTGCATGCTGAAGGTAAATACGCGCGGCTCGTGCTCGAAGATGGCCGCCGTGCCGTTGCCCTGGTGTACATCCAGATCAATAATCAGTATCCGGCTCACGCCCAACTCGGGGTGGCCTAGCAGGTAGTTGGCAGCAGCGGCCTGGTCGTTGAGCAGGCAGAATCCTTCGCCCCGGTCGCGGAAGGCGTGGTGGGTGCCACCCGCAATGTTTAGGGCTACGCCGTGCAGCAAGGCCCGGCGCGTGCACTCCAGCGTGCCGCCCAATATGGTTACCTCGCGCTCAAAAAGCTGCGTACTCCACGGAAAGCCGGTGGCGCGTTCTTCCTGGCGCGTAAGGCTACCATGGCGCAGTCGTTGGTAGTAATCCGCATCGTGGGTTAGCAGAACCGTGGCGTCGTCGGGCGGCACTGCCCGGAAGAAGGCGCTTTCCGGCACGGTGCCCTCGCGCACCAATTGCTCGGGCAGTAGCTCATACTTGAGCATCGGGAAGCGGTGGTTGGCGGGCAGCGGGTGGGCATAGAGCGGAGCCCAGGCAATTGAAAGCATAGGCTTCGAGAACCGGAGGCATCAGGCAATGTTTCTAGGCCACGTATGCCATAAAAAATCAGGCTCCTTCAAGTTATGAAGGAGCCTGATCGGCATGTATTAATTGCGCTACGCCTGGTTAGTTGCGCGTCATGGCCCGGTTGGTAGCTAGTTCCGTTGCCGGAATGGGCCACACGTACAACGGGTTATCAGGCGCTACGGCACTCACGGTGCCTTTGCCGGGAATTGTGGCATTCAGGCGCATGATATCGATGTTGCGGATACCTTCGCCGAGGAACTCAATCCGACGCTCCAGTAGTACGGCATCAACTGCCTCAGTTGTTGAGGCAAAGGCGGCGTAAGCACCTGCCGGGTTCGAGCGGGTACGCACCGCGTTCAGCAAAGCCAAAGCCCTTGCATCGGTAGGGCCAGCCGTACGGAAGCGGGCTTCTGCCAGGCTCAGCAGCACTTCAGCGTACCGAATTACGGGCGCTTTGTCCGTGTAAGGCGAGCCAGTGGCATACTTCTTCAGGAATGACTCTGAGTTCACAACCGTTACGAAGTTAGTGCGGCGAGCATCCGTAGCGGCCCAGGCCGGGTTCGACAGGATTCCGCCGGCACCTGTGTTCAGGCCGTACTCGCCGTTGCCGATGGGGCCGGGCGAGAAGTAGTAGGCCAGTTGGTTCTGGGTACCAGGCGTGTTCTGCGCTGTGAAGGGGAAGCTCAGGATGCTTTCTGTCGTTTCCTGTGGTGGCGCGAATACGGCTGCGATGGAGGCGTTCAACGAATTCGGAACCCCGGTAGCCGCTGTGAAAGGAGCTGCTGCTGGTACAATCTTATCGGCTTCCCGAATCACATCCGCATACTTCGCCATCGAGAGATACACCCGCGTTTTCAGGGCAATAGCCGTGTTGCGGTGCGCCCGAGTCACGTTCAGGGTAGTAGCTGGTACGCTTTGCACAGCCGCCGTGTACGAAAGGGGCAAGTTCTGCTCAGCAAAGTCCAGGTCAGATAGAATCTGCGCGTACACTTCGGCTACTGAGCTGCGAGCCAGATCATTGTTCAGGGCGTTGGTTTCGGCTAGCAGGCGCAAGGGCAAGCCGGGCTTGCTACCGTTGCCATCCGCATAAGGCCGCGCATATAGCTGCAACAATGAGTAGTAGCAAAGTGCGCGCAGGAACCTGGCCTCGCCCTGATAGTTAGGCACCTTCTTCGCAGCAAAGTCAGCGGCGAACACGGGGGCCACAAACTTCGCCGAGTTGGCATCTAAGCCTGCCAGGAACACATTGGCCTGGTTAATAGCAGCGTAGGCCGAAGTCCAGAGGTTGATAACATCGTTCTGCGACGTTTCTGTAACGGTGTGGTTCCAAACGCTCAGCGCCGTTACGGCGTTGGAGGTACGGTTCACAAAGTCATTGGCGCGCACGTCGCCATATACCTGGTAACGCCCACCCAAAAAGCTACCCGTTTTTACGTAGCTATACAGACCATCCATCTGCAGCTCAATGCGGGCTGGTGTATCAAATACTACCTGGTCCGAAAACAGAGTTTTAGGAACCGGATCAAGCAAATCTTTCTGGCAGGAGGAACTTCCAAACGCCATAAGCGAGGAAATAACGGCTACCGTAACGTTTCTTTTTATAGATGTATGCATCAGAATGCTGTTTTTTGAAACCTAGAAACCAACGTTGAAGCCGGCCGTAAACGTGCGCGCCTGGCCTACTGAGTTGCGGTCGACGCCTGCACCCGTGTTACCGGTCTGGCCTACCGCGGTGTTGCTGGAAATCTCGGGGTCAATGCCGGAGTATTTCGTCAGCAGAGCGGCGTTTTGCACTTGCACGTAGAAACGGGCGCTAGCCATTTTCAGGCGGCCAACCAGCTCAGGGTTGAAGGTGTAGCCCAGGGTCACGTTGCGCAGACGGGCGAAGTCGCCTTTCTCCACGTTCGAGGACATCACCAGCGCCGATCCGTTCGATACGTTGTCGCCGTACACCACCCGTGGCCATTTAGCATCGGTATTTGCTTCCGTCCAGCGCTCCAGAATGTCTACATCGTTGTTCCAGAAGCGCTGGTCGTGTAGGCCAGACTTGGTGCCGTTGTAGATATAGTTGCCACCCGAATACTGGATGAACACGCCTAGGTCGAAGTTCTTCAAACGGAAGTTGTTGTCAAAACCACCGAACCACTTCGGCAATACAGGTCCATAATACTGCCCATCAGTAAGCTGAGTAGGAGCACTGGTATTTTTACCATCCAGCGTAGTCCAGCCTGTAGAGCCAGGACCGGTAGTCCCCAAGTGGTTGTACTGCACTACGGTACCATCAGCCTTCTGAATCATGCGCTGGCCGTTTGCTGGGTTCACACCCAACGACTTCACCGCCAGAATTTCGCCTACGGAGTGGCCTACGAGTGTGTAGTTCACCGTTTCCAGACCCGAGGTGGCCGTACCAATGCGCTGGCCTTCAGTGGCTAGCTCCAACACCCGGTTTTTCTGGGTAGTGAAGTTGCCGCTCATCGTCCAGCTGAAATCCTTCTTCTGGATGGCGTTGAACTTCAGGTTCACCTCAATACCCGTGTTGCGCATAGAGCCCACGTTGGAGTCGATGCTGTTGTTGGGCACGCCTTTCGATGGGGCCTGAGGCACGGGCAGAATCAGACCGTCCACCAGGTTGCGGTAGTACGTCACATCGCCCTGAATCCGGTCTTCCAGCAGCCCGAAGGTCATGCCGACATCGGTCTTCTTGCTGGTTTCCCAGGTGAGGGCAGGGTTGCCGGCCAGGTTGTAGAAGATACTAGCTGAGGGGCCGTACAGGCCAGATCCGTAGGTCTGTAGCGAAGCATAATCGCCGATACCCTGGCTGTTACCTACCTCACCATAGCTACCCGTGAATTTCAGGAAGTTAACAGAGCTCAGGAACGAAGCATTTTTCCAGAAACCTTCTTCTGAAACAATGTAGCCTACCGAGGCGCCATAGAAGTTACCCCACTTATCCGCCCAGGCCGAATAACCATCGCGGCGGAAGTTGATGGAGGCCAGATACTTCTTGCCGAAGTCGTAGTTCAGGCGGCTGAAATACGAGAGCAGATAGTTCTCGCCCTGGAAGTTACCCGCTACCGCGACGTTGGTAAAGTTGCCTTCGAAGGTGTTGAAGAAGTTATCGGCTACGCCCGTACGGTTGGCGCCCCACCGCAGAATCTCGGTGTGCTGCTGCTCACTACCTACCAAGAGGGAGAAGTTGTGATTGTCGCCAACGGTTTTGTCGTATTGCAGTGTGTTTTGCCAGTTCCAGCGCCGGTTGGTGCGGGAATAGTTAAGTGCCTGCCCACCCAATGAGTAACCGTCGCCGGCAATGGCCGTGTAGAATGCGCGGTCTTCGAAGTTGATGTTGTTGATACCGTAGGTAGTACGGGCGTTCAGGCCCGGAACTACTTCCCAGTTGGCATATACGCTACCCTCGATCTGGTTTCCATCGGAGCGGAAATAGTTGTTTTCCAGATCTACTACCGGGTTATAGTAACCAGGGTACAGAGCGGCGCCAGTCGGGCCGCCGGGGTTCAGGTTAGCGCCTGGGCCAATGCCAGCCTGGTAGGTGTTATAGCTGCCATCGGGGTTGAAGGCAGGCAGGTTAGGCGGCAACACCAGCGGCAAGCGGCCTAGGCCTGCCGTACCGAACGCACCATCGGCTACGGAACCGGAGTTGGGCGAAGAGTTTTTGGTATTGGAATAGCCGATACGAGCACCAATCGAGAAAGTCTTGTAGACCTTATGATCCAGGTTCAGACGAGCCGACATGCGCTTAAACTCGTTCTTCTCCAACATACCCTTCTGGTCGGAGTAGCCTACCGACGTGTAGTACGTCGTTTTTTCGGTACCTCCCGAGAAGTTGATGGTGTTGGAAGTAGCAAAGCCCGTGCGGTAGATGTAGTCATACCACTTGGTGTCCACAGTATTGCCGTTGCCATCAAGCGTAGGCCGGAAGCCCTCGACGTTGGTAGCAGCAGCCCCAATAGCAGCCCGGTTCGCGTTCAGGTTCCGAACGGCCTCGTTCTTAATATCCATGTACTGCTGGGCATTCAGCACATCGTAGAGACGTACTGGCTTCGATACCCCGGCCCACGAATCAAGGGAGATACGGCTCTGGCCGCGCTTTCCTTTTTTGGTGGTCACCAGAATAACGCCACCTGCCGCCCTAGAGCCATAGATAGCCGTAGCGGAGGCATCTTTCAGCACCTCCATGCTCTCAATATCGGCGGGGTTCAGGTTGCCGAGCGGGTTGTTGGCCACACTACCTACGGCGGAGCTGTTGCCGCTGAAGGCCGGGATACCATCAATTACGATAAGCGGCTCCGAGCTAAGCGAAATAGAGTTTACACCCCGTACCCGAATTACGGGCGGGTTGTTGAGCACACCGTTGGGGGTCGTGATGTTCACCCCGGAAGCACGACCCTGCAAGGCTTGGTCGAAGCTTTGTACCGGAGCCGTAGCAATTTCTTTCCCGCTAACGGTAGCAATGGAGCCCGTTAGCTCACGCTTGGTTTGGGTACCGTAGCCTACTACTACTACCTCATCTAGGCCAGTAGCATTTGAAGCCAAGGACACATTAATGGACGACTGTGTACCAATAGCTACCTCCTTAGAGGTATAGCCAATGAACGAGTACACCAGTGTTTTTGCGTCGGCTGGCACTGAGAGGGAGTACTTCCCATCCGTATCGGTAGAAGTGCCCTGTGAGCCTCCTTTTACAATAACTGTAACACCTGGCAGTGCTGCGCCATCGGCCGCAACTACTTGCCCGGAGACAGTCCGCGTTTGGGCCTGCACATCTTGGCCAGCCATTGCGAGAACCGTAAAAGGGAACAACAGTAATGTTTTCCTCATGTGTCCTGTGTTAAGATTGAGAATTTGCAGTGTTTGCACCCAATAACTAACACATTCATAACATTAGCAAAACTTATCAGATTAAATTTCAATTAATGCCTTATTTCATTGATGTATATTCAACAGATATATAATCTAAACCAATGGTAGCTTCTTGAATATATCACACCACTTTCTATCATAATTTTATATAACTTTTTTAATAAACACATCCATATTCCTAGCACCTATCTTCTTATTAGTCAGCCCACAGACTTTCGCAAAGTGTAAGTGCGTAATCACTTATATTATCCTATACGCGCATTTTATGCTTTGGACCCCCGAAAAGCCGCCTGCTTAGGTAGAGGGTTTAGTTTTAGCATTATAAAATTTGTCTGTAACTATTTCGGAGCCGAACAGTAACGGTGCCTAGCGGCACAAACCAGGCAGCACGCCCTTACTTAAAATAGTACAATTACATCCTGCGGCTCAATCCTCTTTTTCCTCTTGCCAGGCTGGCAAGAATTTAATTGGGGCGGTAGCGGCAGGAAACGCAGGAGCCTGGCAATTCCCCCACAGGTCTAGGCCACCTGCTGGGGCCCTAAACAGCAAAAAGCCCGACTGGAAAGTCGGGCTTTACTGAGATTCGGGTCTGCATCAAGGGGTGCCCGAGACCGGAATCTCTCTTTCCGGATGGGTACTTGAGCAGGTGGTTTTGAAGTGGGGCGTACTGGGCTCGAACCAGTGACCCCTACCTTGTCGAGGTAATGCTCTGAACCAACTGAGCTAACGCCCCTACAAAACCAGGCTGGCGGCCGTAAAGAGCCAAAGGTAAAATTATGGGGCATATTCTTCTAGTATTTCCTGGTGTAAAATTTATGCTTTGCTGGGCTACACCCTGTAACCTTCTGTCGGGGAGTTAGTATAGCGCTTTACCGATGCCTCCCCTGGTACAGTGCCAGAACCGGTTATTCTCTATTTGCTTCACCGCCCCTCACTATGAAAAAAGCAGCACTCCTCCTCTCACTCTGCGCTCTTAGCACCGCCGCCGTAGCTCAAACCGAAGGCCCCCGCGCTGGTGGCATTGCCTCTTCTACGGATTACTCGCCGGGCACCAGCGACTCGCGCAACAACGGCTTTGGGGTGAAGGGTGGTTTTACCGCCTCCAACTTCCGCGGCGACGACAAGAAGAACTTCGGCAACGAGGGTATCTACAACACCTTCCATGCTGGCGTGTACTCTCAGTTTGGTTTCAACGATAAGTTCTCTATCCAGCCCGAAATACTGTACAGCCGCCAGGGCTTCAAGGGCAGCAACCCCGCCAATACCGCCCAGACGGGCTCCTATACCACCCGCCTCGACTACCTGCAGGTGCCAGTGTTGCTGGTGTACAACTTCCTCGATAACGTGAGTGTGCACGTAGGCCCGCAGGTATCGTTGCTGACCAAAGTAAAGGAAGGCGACCGGGAACGTAAAATCGCCGACGACAACAATGTGTACGGCTACAGCTACAACAGCCTCGACTACGGTCTGGCTGCCGGCCTGGAAGCACGCGTAGGCCCCGCCCGCGTAGGTGGCCGCTACACCGCTGGTTTCGCCGATATCATTCAGGATCAGGACTTGTCCAAGACGGGTACCAAAACGGTTAGCGCTATCAAAAACGGCATGTTCCAGGTATACCTAGGCCTGGGCATTTCCAACTAAGTACAACTGTTTCCGTTTCGTACATAGTAACAAGAGGAAGCCCGCTGGGCTTCCTCTTTTGCGTTGTCTGGCTTACTCAATTTGCGGCATTCCATGGTGGCTCCTTTCCTGTTGTTTCTCTCTGAACCCACCTCTGCTGCGCTGCAGCTTATTAACCACGCCCGCGAACTGCTGGCCGAGCGAGGTATGGCTGTGCTGGGCACCTGGGGCTTGCTGAACCTGGTGGTGAGTGGCTACCTAGCCAAGCGAGCAGCTCCTCGCTCCGAAGACTACTACTTCCACCTGATGAATATCGGCTGGAACATGGTGAACGTGCTGCTGGCCGTGTGGGGCATTCTGCGCGCCCACCCCGCGCAAGTGGCCTCCATGACGCTGCCGGAAAGCCTGGCAGCGCAGTTCGACTTCGAGAAGATTCTGCTCTTTAATGCGGGCCTCGATGTGGCCTACGTGTGCATCGGCAGCTGGCTGCGGGCCCGCGCCGACTCAGCGGATGAGCGGCCAGAGCGTCTGGCAGGTTTTGGCCGCTCTCTGTGGCTGCAAGGCGGATTCCTGTTTCTGTTTGATGTGGGCTTTTATCTGGTGTATCACCCATTTGCCGGACAACTACTGGCGGAACTCCCGTAGGCCACTGCGCAAAAACGCCCCACTAGCCGCTAGGCCAGTGGGGCGTTTTTTTCTAGGCTAAGCCAACTCAGTGGGTGGCCTAGGCGTGGGCTTTTTCCTTTACCAGGGCTTCCTTGATCTTCTCATTGAAGTTGGGAATATCCTGGGGGTTGCGGCTCGTGATGAGGTTACCATCTACCACCACCGTTTCGTCCACCCAGGTAGCTCCGGCGTTCTTAATATCGGTTTTGAGGCTGGGCCAGCTGGTGAGCTTTTTACCGCGCACTACATCGGCCTCAATCAGCGTCCAGGGGCCGTGGCAAATGGCGGCTACGGGCTTGCCGGAGCGCACAAACTCACCGATGAAGCTGATGACGGCCGCTTCGGTACGCAACACGTCGGGGTTCATCTGGCCGCCGGGCAGCACCAGGGCATCGTAGTCGGCCACTCTCACATCGCCGATTACTTTATCTACTGATACTTTGTCGCCCCAATCTTTCTCGTCCCAGCCCTTAATAGAGCCGCTTTTCAGGGAAATGACGTGGGTTTCGGCGCCTTCACCTTCCAGGTATTTCTTGGGCTTTTCCAGTTCCGACTGCTCAAAACCGTCGGTAGCAATAATGGCTATTTTCCTGCCTTTCAAGGCGTCGCTTCCAAAGAGGCTCATATCCGTTTGTGTTTATGTTCGAGAATAAAAAAGCCAGCGCTACACAGGGCAGCACTGGCTTTTATCTAACGAAAGCCCCCAACAGTGGTTGTGAAAACGGGCTCTCTTGTTGAGCTTATTGACCTATAAAATTGTGGCCTAGGCCACTACCGGGTTACTCGTTGCGCTCGTGCTTAAGCTGTTTGCGCAGGCGCTTCACGCGGTCATCGAAACCGTCGGGGTCGTAGCTGATGTCCTCCACATCTAGCTCGTCCAGCATATCCATCAGGTCATCATTGTGCTCGGTGCGGGTGCCGCCGGGCACTTTCACAAACGCCATCTCCGACCACAGCACGGCCTTCAGGCGCAGGCCGTCCTCGCTGAGCATCTGCATTTCTACCACCAAGTTGGAGTTATCGAAATGGATGAGCTGGGTCCGGATACGCACTATTTCGGCGTGCTGGGCGGGGCGCAGGTAGGCCAGGTGGTGCTTGGTGATAACCCAGGCGGCGCCCAGGTCGCGGGATATCTGGCCCAGGTTGAGGGCGTAATGCTGAATGGTGTGCTCCTCGCGGGCATTCAGAAAATAGTCGAGGTAGCGGGCGTTGTTGAGGTGGCCTAGCATATCGCAATCCTGAAAGCGGATGCGGTGAGTGGTTTCGGGTGTGCGCACCAAAGATTTGGCAGCCATACGGAGAGCAGTTGGTAGAAAGAGCAAAGGTCTGGAATTGGCAGCAGAGTGGCCTAGGCCACTCTGCTCTACCCTTCTGTTGCTGAGGGCGCGGAAGACAAAGGGAATATATTGGCCAGCGTGACGTGCGGCCGGGGCTTGCGCTTGGGCGCGGGCTTATCGAACACCACCAGCATTTCCTGCTCACTCAGCAGCGCCATACCCTCGGCGCGGTCGAGGTGTGGCAGATGAGGTACATCAAAGAGGCGCTCCAGCTGATCGGCGGGCGTGAGGCTGTCGTGGGCCTGAAACAGAGCATTGCGCCAGCGGTACACGGCAATGGTGCCATCGAGGTCCATGGTGGGACCGGCCAGAATCAGCAGGTCAGTGCCTTGCTGGCGGATTTCGCGGATCCCCATTCCGCGCAAATCCAGGAAGTGCTTCTTGTACAGCTTGTGCTCCCCGCCTTCTACCTGGCCCAGCCGAAGCTGGCCCTTCTTATGGTCTTCGGGCCTGATTTCGAGCACTATAGCCCAGCCATGCAGCACTGGCCCACGCAACCCCAGAAACAGCCGGCCATCGGGCGAAGCCGCTAGCCCTTCAACATCGAAACCATTGTCTTTGGCGGGCACCTTCAGCATGGGGCCGATGTGCTTATCTTTCGCCAGCACCTGCAGTAGCTCGTTGGTGCCTTTCGTGTCGCCGCGGAGCTGGGCCGCACGCAGCTTCTGGTCGGGCGCGGTGGGGTGCGGGGCAGATTTCAGCAGTTCGAAGTCGCCGGTCTTGGCATTTTGCACCAGCGGAATGCGCGCCAGCAGGCAGCGGTTGGGCGCCACCTGAATCTTGGCGAGCCGCCCAATTTGCTTGGCAATATTGGGGTCTTCGGGCTTGGCATTCTTACGCTTGATGCTGTGCGAGCCCATCACCCAAAGGTAGTTTTCGGCTTCGCCCATACCCTCCAGATCCACTTCTTCGGTGGCTTTTTCGGGTAGGTCTACCAAGTCGGCCAGCTTATAGCTGCAATGCTTGCCAAAGCTACGCGGTCCGGTACGCCGCAACCGTTCAATTGTAGTGCGCTCATCGCAACATACCCAGAGGTTATTGCCGGTTATAACGGCCGCCGAAAGGCCGTCGCGAACGTCGTCGCCGTTGGGGTTGATGCTCAGCTTCGGATCGAAGCGCAAAGTGTAGGGAGGGGAGGGCATATGAGGGGACGTGAGGCAGTAACCTACAAACGGCCCCGCCTCCGTGGGGTTGTAGGCCACTGCTCTGTGCTCTTCCGGGCACTATAATAAGTGTATCAAGCAGCGTCGAGCCCCTACCCTAATCCCTTTGGTGGAAAGGTTGGAATGGGGCCTCGGTGCTGCTTGATACGCTATTTTCAAAAGAAACCCTGGCTGTCCTCTAACTCAGTGCCCTACCCCTTCGCGCCACAGCTGCGGCGCACCTTTTCCAGGCGCTGCACCAGGTCGCGCACTACGGCTTCATCGGTGGTGTACACGGGCATTTCCAGGGTGGTAGAGTCGGATTTGCCTGGGGGCTGGCGCTTGATTTTTATCTCGTAGTAGTGGCGGTCTTTCTTGTCGTTGTGGGCTGGCACGTAGGTCAGGCTGGTTACTTGGCTCCATTCTACGCCCAGGCGCAGCTCAAACTCCACTTTGTCATCGGACTTCACGGCCCAATCGGCCCCGTTTTTCTGGTGGCTGACCTGGAAGTTGCCCGACTCACCACTGCCGGCTGTGCGGTATTTCCGGATGACCTCAGTGAAGTGGCAATTGCTGAGCGTGGCCCTGATTTCAGTGGCGGGTTCGTCGGGGTCGCGGGCCAGTTCGTTGAGGCGGCGGGTCAGGGCCTGTACTTCCGCGGAAGATTGGGCCTGGGCAACGGTGCCCGCCAGAAGCAGGCCGGCCAGAAGCAGTAGCTTTTTCATACTATTCAGCACACAAAAGTGAGACATTCCCCTGCGCCCGGCAGTGGGCCCCAGCGGTAACACCAGGGCAGATGCAGCAGGCTTCGAAAGGGTTGCCTGGGCTTTGTAGGCCAGTTGATTAGCGTCGTATTCCGCTATCTTCCGCCCATGAATAAACCGCCACAAATTGTCTGGATTACGGGTGCCTCCACGGGCATCGGCGAAGCGCTGGCCTACGAGTACGCCCGCCAAGGAGCCAGGCTGGTGCTCTCAGCGCGCAACCGGGCGGCGCTGGAAAAAGTGGCCGCCGCGTGTGCCCCCGCCGAAACGCTGGTACTCCCGCTTGATCTGGCGCAGCCCCTCGATTTTCCCGCCGCTGTAGGTCAGGTGCTGGCGCAGTTCGGGCGGCTCGATATTCTGATCAACAACGGCGGCATCAGTCAACGCTCCCTGGCGCTGGAAACTGGCCTAGACGTAGACCGCCGCCTGATGGAAGTGAACTACTTCGGCACAATGGCTCTCACGAAAACGGTATTGCCGCACCTGCTACGACAGGGCGCCGGACGGGTGGCCGTAGTAAGCAGCCTGGTAGGCAAATTCGGGACGCCCTACCGCTCGGCCTATGCAGCTTCCAAACACGCGCTGCATGGCTTTTTCGACTCGTTGCGGGCAGAACTGACGGTCACTGGCGTGGGCATCACCATTATTTGCCCGGGCTTTATTCGCACGGGCGTTTCTATAAACGCCCTCACCGGCGACGGCACTCCCCTCGGCACCATGGATGAGGCCACGGCGAAAGGCCTGGCTCCCGCCGACTTCGCCCGGCAAGCCGCCCACGCCATCGCACAAGGACGCAACGAGGTGTACATAGGAGGCCGCGAAACCTGGGGCGTGCTGCTGAAACGGCTGGCACCGGGACTATTCACACGGTTTTTAAGTCGCGCGAAAGTGCGCTAGGCTAGTCCCGCAACAGTACCTGTAAACAAAAACGTCATTCCGAGCTTGCCGAGGAATCTCGCGTGCTGACGCATGGATTACTATTGCAACATCAGCACGCGAGATTCCTCGGCAAGCTCGGAATGACGTTCTACTATCACTTCTTATTCGTTTGTACTTCTATATATAGTGGCCTACTGCCCGGCTTTGCGGGCGCGCATCTG
Proteins encoded in this region:
- a CDS encoding SDR family oxidoreductase, encoding MNKPPQIVWITGASTGIGEALAYEYARQGARLVLSARNRAALEKVAAACAPAETLVLPLDLAQPLDFPAAVGQVLAQFGRLDILINNGGISQRSLALETGLDVDRRLMEVNYFGTMALTKTVLPHLLRQGAGRVAVVSSLVGKFGTPYRSAYAASKHALHGFFDSLRAELTVTGVGITIICPGFIRTGVSINALTGDGTPLGTMDEATAKGLAPADFARQAAHAIAQGRNEVYIGGRETWGVLLKRLAPGLFTRFLSRAKVR